The sequence TGAGTACATGAAAATCGCCAAGAAGGCCTCCAAGGTCTGGAAGGAACACGGTGCGCTCGAATACTGGGAGTGCGTGGGCGATGACCTGCAGATTGAAGGCATGCCCCCGAACGCCTCCTTTACGAAAATCACCAAAGCCAAACCGAATGAGACCGTGGTCTTTTCCTGGATTCGCTTCAAGTCGCGCAAACACCGTGACCAGGTAAATGCCAAGGTCATGGCGGACCCACGCCTGGCTCCCTTCATGCAGCCTGGCGTGATGCCCTTTGACATGAAG is a genomic window of Roseimicrobium gellanilyticum containing:
- a CDS encoding DUF1428 domain-containing protein, with product MPSYIDGFVIPVPTDKIDEYMKIAKKASKVWKEHGALEYWECVGDDLQIEGMPPNASFTKITKAKPNETVVFSWIRFKSRKHRDQVNAKVMADPRLAPFMQPGVMPFDMKRMTYGGFKSLVSVQE